One window of the Chitinophaga niabensis genome contains the following:
- a CDS encoding IPT/TIG domain-containing protein has translation MIKPLIRSIIFTAAFITGCKKDDKNVHVDGAPMSVESFVPLQGGGGTSILISGVNFTGDTSQLEITINGNKLAIVGANTKQIMAVVPKKCGSGKVTVKIGKDIVSSTVDFNYVFTRTVSTLAGNGVAGYANGKGDEVQFNFKGEPWYRSQGITVDNDLNVYVADPGNHCIRKIDSTGKVTLFCGNPNSSGYADGKGIEAKFIYPYDVAVDKDGNVFCVDPINWDIRKITPDGTATTWCWAAAEPWSVAVDRSTNLPYYANCGNPGAIYKITAQNTGEKIIGDLFWPAGFDFDKEGNLYLSGNGDHTITKFTKGTWAPTIIAGQKGVAGYQNGTGPTAKFSNPWGLEVDAAGNIFVAGNGTGGGDVNSPDQSIRFIAANTWMVSTYAGSGSAGYSDAIGESAAFSAPGGVAIDKNGTVYVLDKNNNRVRKIVSE, from the coding sequence ATGATCAAGCCTTTAATAAGATCTATCATATTCACAGCCGCTTTCATAACAGGTTGTAAAAAGGACGATAAAAATGTTCATGTGGATGGCGCACCCATGTCGGTAGAAAGTTTCGTGCCACTGCAAGGCGGTGGCGGAACATCCATCCTCATCAGCGGTGTGAATTTCACTGGTGATACTTCCCAACTGGAGATTACCATCAACGGGAACAAACTCGCCATCGTGGGGGCCAATACCAAACAGATCATGGCCGTAGTACCAAAAAAATGCGGATCAGGAAAGGTGACGGTGAAGATCGGGAAAGACATAGTGTCCAGCACTGTGGATTTCAACTATGTATTCACCAGAACAGTGAGCACACTCGCAGGCAATGGTGTAGCAGGTTATGCCAATGGTAAAGGAGATGAAGTACAGTTTAATTTCAAAGGAGAACCCTGGTACAGAAGTCAGGGTATCACAGTAGATAACGACCTGAATGTATATGTAGCCGATCCCGGTAATCACTGCATCCGCAAAATAGACAGCACCGGAAAAGTAACCCTGTTCTGCGGTAACCCCAACAGCAGCGGTTATGCAGATGGTAAAGGTATAGAAGCCAAATTCATCTATCCCTATGATGTGGCGGTAGATAAGGATGGTAATGTATTCTGTGTAGATCCTATCAACTGGGATATCCGAAAGATCACACCGGACGGTACAGCTACCACCTGGTGCTGGGCTGCAGCAGAGCCCTGGTCAGTTGCAGTAGACAGGTCTACTAACCTGCCTTATTACGCTAATTGTGGTAATCCGGGTGCCATTTATAAAATAACAGCACAAAACACAGGAGAAAAGATAATCGGTGATCTTTTTTGGCCTGCTGGTTTTGATTTTGATAAAGAGGGTAACCTGTATTTGTCAGGCAACGGCGATCATACCATTACAAAATTCACCAAAGGAACCTGGGCACCCACCATCATTGCAGGGCAGAAAGGAGTGGCCGGTTACCAGAATGGTACGGGACCTACTGCTAAGTTCTCCAACCCCTGGGGCCTGGAAGTAGATGCAGCCGGCAACATTTTCGTGGCAGGAAATGGTACCGGTGGTGGAGATGTGAACAGCCCTGATCAAAGTATCCGTTTCATTGCGGCCAATACCTGGATGGTGTCAACCTATGCAGGAAGTGGTTCAGCCGGTTATTCGGATGCCATTGGAGAATCTGCTGCATTCAGCGCACCAGGCGGAGTTGCCATTGATAAGAACGGTACTGTGTATGTACTGGACAAAAACAATAACAGGGTTAGAAAAATAGTTTCAGAATAG
- a CDS encoding DUF1565 domain-containing protein, with product MRVLLTIILLAGVTTSACSKKNNPAGTQEPPRQNTFYVAITGNDANAGTTAAPLRSINTALGKVTPGDTVIVKGGTYYEKVVFPRSGRLEKLITLKAFPGERAIIDGTGLSITGKEALVFIRNASYVVFEGFEVCNYKSSTPWVNINGIVADQGSSNIIIRKNKIYNIEHNVNPEDGRSGHAIEIIGNTATPMKNILVEENEIHDCNTGYSENLTINGYVDGFVIRKNTIYNAENIGIDAAGGYAANTVPAYNYARNGLITENHLYNINMRTGPIGGIHSYGAIGIYIDGARNIIVERNKVHDTDRGIGIVSENDAFPTSDCIVRNNFVYNNFRVGIYLGGYLGYTGGGTRNCYVVNNTLYKNNRVLGAFDEIEGELRLTENCFDNVIRNNLVYGGPADLFVHKYTNTGSGNVIDNNLYFTTSTPGWIWNNTNGTPYTDFTAWKAATNVDANSIYGSDPLITDLSLPDLRIQTTSPAKNAGFVISAEKQGTLDIEGNPRMVNGKISIGAHQ from the coding sequence ATGCGAGTATTACTAACAATCATACTACTGGCGGGAGTTACGACTTCTGCCTGCAGCAAAAAGAACAATCCTGCCGGCACACAGGAACCTCCGCGCCAGAATACTTTCTATGTTGCCATCACAGGGAATGATGCCAATGCGGGCACTACTGCTGCTCCTCTGCGCAGCATCAATACCGCGCTTGGAAAAGTAACTCCTGGAGATACCGTTATCGTGAAAGGAGGTACCTATTACGAGAAAGTAGTGTTCCCTAGATCCGGCAGACTTGAAAAGCTGATCACCTTAAAAGCCTTTCCGGGAGAAAGAGCGATCATTGATGGTACTGGCCTTTCCATCACCGGAAAAGAAGCATTGGTCTTTATCCGCAATGCCAGTTACGTTGTGTTTGAAGGATTTGAGGTGTGCAACTACAAAAGCAGTACACCTTGGGTGAATATCAACGGCATTGTGGCAGACCAGGGATCAAGCAATATCATTATCCGGAAGAACAAGATCTATAACATAGAACACAACGTTAATCCGGAAGATGGGAGGAGCGGCCACGCCATTGAGATCATCGGTAATACGGCTACGCCCATGAAGAACATTCTTGTAGAAGAGAATGAGATCCATGACTGCAATACCGGCTACAGCGAGAATCTGACCATCAATGGGTACGTGGATGGTTTTGTGATCAGGAAGAATACCATTTACAATGCAGAGAACATTGGCATCGATGCTGCCGGTGGATATGCTGCAAACACAGTTCCAGCCTACAATTATGCCCGCAACGGCCTCATCACCGAAAACCATTTATACAATATCAATATGAGAACAGGCCCCATTGGCGGTATTCACAGTTACGGTGCTATTGGTATCTATATTGATGGAGCACGTAATATTATTGTAGAAAGGAATAAGGTGCATGATACAGACCGGGGTATCGGTATCGTTAGTGAGAATGATGCTTTCCCTACCAGCGATTGCATTGTCCGCAACAACTTTGTGTATAATAATTTCAGGGTAGGAATATACCTGGGAGGTTACCTGGGATATACCGGCGGCGGCACCCGTAATTGTTATGTAGTGAATAACACACTGTATAAGAACAACAGGGTATTAGGGGCATTTGATGAAATAGAAGGAGAACTGCGGCTCACAGAAAATTGCTTTGATAATGTGATCCGCAATAATCTTGTATATGGAGGGCCGGCTGATCTGTTCGTGCACAAATACACCAACACCGGAAGCGGTAACGTCATTGATAATAACCTGTACTTTACCACCAGCACACCCGGTTGGATCTGGAATAACACTAACGGTACACCTTACACGGATTTTACTGCATGGAAAGCAGCCACAAATGTAGATGCTAACTCAATATATGGTTCAGATCCCCTGATCACTGACCTCTCACTGCCTGATCTGCGGATACAGACCACATCCCCTGCAAAGAACGCCGGGTTTGTGATCTCCGCAGAGAAGCAGGGAACATTGGATATAGAAGGCAACCCAAGGATGGTGAATGGCAAAATTAGTATCGGAGCACATCAATAG
- a CDS encoding RagB/SusD family nutrient uptake outer membrane protein yields MNKHKYLLLFCAGILLSCSKYLDKKPDNLLTEDQIWKTRANAEAYLNNIYFTVYNYMDGGDYATIGASDESSVSISTVNVRQMVSGNWSVSSGYFYNWGAYYSALRKSFIFEQNIDKVPAVQLSSDLKAQYKAENLFLRGYFYWMLLKQYGPYVKVTGLIEQDADFNKFPRAPFDTCVTYINQLMDQAMQGLPSAWSSSSNLGRPTKGSCMAIKVKTAVLAASPLWNGNPAFANFKNQDGTALAPATADVNKWKIAADAAKRLIDSAQYKLFTNLDNGGTTFNPYESVRDVHLTNWNDEIIFANVGWSRWGWTKCASPGPGAYNMYNATQNLVDAFSMINGRTINDPASNYVETGFAPANSTASWGGHRKGEWNMYANREPRFYANIMYNARPVVPAQTVDDKNYFSSDNNIDGTGRVEFYYNGKSGQKSSGSNNITGYLPLKRISPNSNIRQDNVSFHGPYILIRYAEILLDYVEALNEYDPNNADIVKYLNMIRTRAGIPGIETVYPDAVGNTTKMREHILRERQVELCFESDRYSTLVRRLLLGQPKYTAIYGLDVNANDNGMGFSFTGFYNRKLFQQRFWDNKMYLFPISLGDIERDRALVQNPGW; encoded by the coding sequence ATGAATAAGCATAAATACCTGTTACTGTTTTGTGCCGGCATATTGCTCTCCTGTAGTAAATACCTGGATAAAAAACCAGATAACCTTCTCACAGAAGATCAGATCTGGAAAACAAGAGCAAATGCAGAAGCTTATCTGAATAATATTTATTTCACAGTATATAATTACATGGATGGAGGGGACTATGCCACCATAGGCGCATCGGACGAAAGTTCCGTATCTATCTCCACCGTGAATGTAAGGCAAATGGTAAGCGGCAACTGGAGTGTTTCCAGTGGTTATTTTTACAACTGGGGCGCATACTACTCCGCGCTACGGAAGTCTTTCATCTTTGAACAGAATATCGATAAAGTACCTGCTGTGCAACTTAGTAGTGACCTGAAAGCACAATACAAAGCAGAGAACCTTTTCCTGCGTGGCTATTTTTACTGGATGCTGCTCAAACAATATGGCCCTTATGTAAAAGTGACAGGCCTCATTGAACAGGATGCAGACTTTAATAAATTCCCCCGCGCACCTTTCGATACCTGTGTAACCTATATCAATCAATTGATGGATCAGGCTATGCAAGGACTTCCATCAGCCTGGTCCAGTTCCAGCAACCTGGGCAGACCCACCAAGGGTTCCTGCATGGCTATAAAAGTAAAAACCGCAGTACTGGCAGCCAGCCCTCTCTGGAATGGCAATCCTGCTTTCGCTAATTTCAAAAATCAGGACGGTACTGCCCTGGCGCCTGCCACAGCAGATGTGAACAAATGGAAAATAGCAGCAGACGCCGCAAAAAGACTGATCGACTCCGCACAGTATAAATTATTCACCAACCTGGATAATGGCGGAACCACCTTCAACCCATACGAATCCGTAAGAGATGTACACTTAACCAACTGGAACGATGAGATCATTTTTGCGAACGTAGGCTGGAGCCGCTGGGGTTGGACGAAATGTGCCTCTCCCGGCCCGGGCGCTTACAATATGTACAATGCTACACAGAACCTGGTAGATGCATTTTCCATGATCAATGGCCGCACCATCAATGACCCTGCTTCCAATTATGTTGAAACAGGTTTTGCTCCTGCCAACAGTACCGCCAGCTGGGGTGGTCATAGAAAAGGAGAGTGGAACATGTACGCCAACCGTGAACCAAGGTTCTATGCTAATATCATGTACAACGCCAGGCCAGTAGTGCCGGCGCAAACCGTAGATGATAAGAATTATTTTTCTTCAGACAATAATATAGATGGTACCGGCCGCGTAGAATTCTATTACAACGGAAAATCCGGCCAGAAATCTTCAGGCAGCAATAACATCACCGGTTATTTGCCATTAAAAAGGATCAGTCCAAATAGTAATATCCGCCAGGATAATGTATCCTTCCATGGCCCATACATCCTCATCCGCTATGCAGAGATCCTGCTGGACTATGTAGAGGCATTGAATGAATACGATCCTAACAATGCAGATATTGTAAAGTACCTGAACATGATCAGAACACGCGCAGGTATTCCGGGAATTGAAACCGTTTACCCTGACGCTGTTGGGAACACCACCAAAATGCGGGAGCATATTTTAAGAGAACGCCAGGTGGAACTTTGTTTTGAAAGTGATCGCTACTCCACACTGGTACGCAGGTTATTACTCGGTCAGCCTAAATACACCGCCATCTACGGGTTGGACGTAAATGCCAATGATAACGGTATGGGTTTCTCTTTCACGGGTTTCTATAATCGCAAACTTTTCCAGCAAAGGTTCTGGGATAATAAAATGTATCTCTTCCCCATCAGCCTGGGGGATATTGAAAGAGACAGGGCATTGGTGCAGAATCCGGGATGGTAA